A segment of the Bordetella flabilis genome:
GTTCTCGATGACGATGCCGCCGCTCTGGCCCGCGGTGATGCCCGAGGGCAGGTCCTGCGCTTCCGATCCGAGGAAGTTCGCCAGTTTGTCGTCGCTATCCGAGCCCGCGGCCACGCGGTAGTGGCCGGGCACTTCGATCAGCATGCTGCTGCCGGCATACAGCTCGCCGTGCAGGTCGGTCTTCATGTGGAAGCCGTCGTCCACGCCGGGCTCATCGGACTTGCCCAGGTTCAGCGATGATTTTTCCGTCGGGCTGTAGAGCCGTATGGCCTGCGCGGCCTTGCTGCCTCCGGGCGGGGCATCGGCCAGCACCATGGTGTTGCCGCCGGGCGTGCCTATCACATGCTGCGCGGAATTCCCGGCATTGACGACGCTGGGCGCCTCGGTGTTGGGCAGCGCGGACACGATCACCGGGCGGTCGGGATCGCCGTTCAGGAAGGCGATCAGTACCTCGGTGCCCTCACGCAAGGGGAAATGCATGCCGGCATTGGACACCTGGTCCATGGGCGCGCCGCCGGCGTAGGGCGTGGCCATGCGCACGAAGGCCGAGTTCTGGTCGCCGTCGTATCGTTGCCGGGCGAACATGAAGCGCACCTTGTAGGCGCCGTTGGCGTCCGGCTGGGCGAAGAGCTGCGGCGTTCCGGGCGTGCCCACGTCGATGAAGCCGTTGACCAGCCGGTCCACCTGCGGCACCGGCGTGACGCGCGGCGGACGAAACTGCAAGGGATCCGATGTCGTGTCGTCGGGATCCAGGTAGCGCGGCAGGGCGACGAAGTCCGCGCGATACGCGTCGATATCGGTCTGCGGCGCGGTCTCGACGGCCTGGGTGCCTTCGTGCGTGACTTCGATGACGTAGAACTGGCGCGGGTTCACGCCGCTCAGGTATTCGGAAACGGTCAGGAAGCGCGCCGGGCGGATACCCGGCGTGCGTGCTTCGCCTTCCACGCGCAGGCGCCTGCACGCCAGTTCCTGCGCCCGCCATGCGGCCAGCGTGTCGCCGGACACGCTGCTGTTGTCCTGGACCTTCACGAAGTGGTCCGCGGCGCTGTGGTATTCGCCGACAGCGCGCGTCGACGGCGGCAGCGGCAGGTTGGCCTGGCCGGACAAGGCCACGGTCGTGTTCGAGTGCTCCGGCGTGTCGTGCAGCACGACGCGCTTGGGCGGCAGGCCGACGCGGCGGTTCAGCCGCATGATGGCGATCTGGCTGGCGTCCGGATCGATCATGCCCTTGGGGTAGTACACCGCCGTGTCGGCTTGCGCGGGTTGCTGCGCCACGCCGTTGGCGAAGACCACGGATTCCTGCGACGCGCCCTGTTCGAACCAGAAGTAGACGCCGTAGTGTTCCAGCTTCCGCAGCAGGAAATCCAGGCAGCTTTCCTCGAACTGGCAGGTGAAGTCGGCCTGGGTTTGCGTCAGCTGCGTGGCGGCGATGCGGTAGTCGTAGGGCGCGCTGTCGCTGCTGTACGGTTCCGTCATGCCGGCGTAGGCCAGCAACTGCTTGATCAGGTCGGCCAGGTCGCGATTCAGGTAGATGTCGGACCAGTGCATATCGCGCAGGCGCGCCATGCGCGGCTCCAGCAGCACCTGGTAGTAGTGATGCGTGTCGTCGCGGCCCTGGTCGGCGCCCTGCGTCACGATGCCGTGCCACTGCCGCAGCGTGCCGTCGGGCGCGCGCGCCGTCAGCGTGGCCGGCTGGTCCAGCAGCTTCTCCAGCGCGAGATCGCCCTGCGTTACCGCGAAGGTGATGGCGAACTGGTATAGCCTCGACACGCCCTCGGTGCCCTGCCAGTGCGTCACGATGACACGGGCGGCGGGCGCGGTCGAAACCGGCAGCAGCGCGTCCAGCGACGCGCAGTCGAAGGTGTAGTCGTAGGGATTAGCCATCAGTTGGCCGCCTCCGTCGGCGTGATCGTCCAGCCGCCATCGGCGGCGGTGTCGACATGCAGGGCGCTGAGCGTGCGGCCTTCGGCCATGGCGGACAGCACCGCGTCCGACAGCACCGGCGTCAGGCTCTTGCGCAGGATGAAGTCGATGTTGCGCGCTCCGCTATCGACTTCCGTGCAGCGCGCTGCGATCGTGTCGGCCACCGTCGGCGCGAAGGTCAGCTGGATGCGGTTGGCGGCCGCCAGGCGCTGCTGCAGCTTGCCCAGCTTCAGGTTGACGATGCCGGCCAGCTCCGAGGGCGGCAGGGTGTAGTACGGGACCACCGTCATGCGCGCCAGCAGGGCGGGCTTGAAGTGCTTGGCCAGCACCGGGTGGATGGCCTGGGCCAGCGTGTCGGGATCGGGACGGCCATCCTGCGCCAGCCGCGTGATTTCTTCGGTGGCCAGGTTGCTGGTCAGGAACACCACCGTATTGCTGAAATCGATCACGCGGCCTTCGCCGTCGGCCAGGGTGCCCTTGTCGAAGACCTGGTAGAACAGGTTGACCACGTCCAGGTGGGCCTTTTCCACTTCGTCCAGCAGGACGACCGAATAGGGGCGCTTGCGCACCGCTTCGGTCAGCACGCCGCCTTCGCCGTAGCCGACGTAGCCGGGGGGCGAGCCGACCAGGCGGCTGACGGTGTGCTTCTCCTGGAACTCGCTCATATTGACGGACACCAGGGCCTGGTCGCCGCCGAACAACTGGTCGGCGATGGCCAGCGCGGTTTCCGTCTTGCCCACGCCCGAAGGGCCGACCAGCAGGAACACGCCCATCGGCTGCTGCGGATCGCGCAGGCCGGACTGGGCCGCCTTCACCGTGGCAACGATCTGGTCCACGGCATGGTCCTGCCCGCGGATGCGTTCCTTGATGTGTTCGGCCAGCGTCAGCACGCCGCTGACCGCGTCGCGCTGCATCTTGCCCAGCGGCACGCCGGTCCAGTCGGACACCACCCGCGCGACCGCGTCGGGATCGGTTTCGATGAAGACCAGCGGCTCGCGGCCCTGCAGCGTTTTCAGATGGGCGCGGGCTTCGTCCAGGCGCGCGTTCAGCTCGGCGGTGTCGGCAGGGGCGGCGGTCGCGGCGCCGTTGCCGGAGCCGGCGCCTTGCGTGTCGGCCGATGCGGGCGCGGATGCGGCGCCCGCGCCGCGGCCTTCATCGGACCCGGCCGCCTGGTCCTGCGCATCGCCGGACGAAGACGTGCCGGCTTGCGCATCGCCGCCCGCTGCGGCGGGGTTGGCGCTGGCGGCTACGCCGGCCTGCGCCAACTGCTTGCGCAGGTCCAGTACGGCCAGCGCGGCTTCCTTTTCGGCGGTCCAGCGGGCGTGCAGCGCGTCGCGCTGCGCTTCCAGCTCCGCGCGCTCGGACACGATGGCGTCCAGCCGCTCGCTATGGCTGCCTGGCTCGAAGCGCACGTCGCGCTCCAGGGCCTCGCGTTCCCGCTCCAGCCCGGCCAGGCGGCTTTCCAGGTTTTCCAGCTCGGCCGGCTTGATGCCCAGGCCGATGCGCACGCGCGCGGCCGCCGTGTCCAGCAGGTCCACGGCCTTGTCCGGCAGCAGGCGGCCGATGATGTAGCGGTCGGACAGCTCGGCCGCGGCGACGATGGCGTCATCGCGCACGGTGACCCCATGCGCGGCCTCGTAGCGGTCCTTCAGCCCGCGCAGGATCTGCACCGCCGTGGGCACATCGGGCTCGTCCAGCTTCACCACCTGGAAGCGGCGCGCCAGGGCGGGGTCTTTTTCGAAGTACTTCTTGTATTCGCTCCACGTGGTGGCGGCGATGGTGCGCAGCTCGCCGCGCGCCAGCGCGGGCTTGAGCAGGTTGGCGGCGTCGGAACCGCCGCTCTGCCCGCCGGCGCCGATCAGCATGTGGGCTTCGTCGATGAACAGGATAGTCGGCCGCGCCGCGCCCTTGATCTCGTCGATGACGCCGCGCAGGCGGTTCTCGAATTCGCCCTTGACGCTGGCGCCCGCTTCCAGCAGGCCCATGTCCAGTCCCAGCAGGCGCGTGTCGCGCAGGAAGTCCGGCACATCGCCATTGACGATGCGCAGCGCCAGGCCTTCGACCACGGCCGTCTTGCCCACGCCCGGTTCGCCGACGCAGATCGGGTTGTTCTTGCGCCGGCGCGCCAGGATGTCGATCATCTGGCGGATCTCGCTGTCGCGGCCGAATACGGGGTCCACCTTGCCGGCCGCCGCCTTGGCGGTGAAGTCCTCGCAAAAGCGCCCGATGGCGGCTTCGCCCGCGGCGGAGGCCTTGCCCGCCGCGCCGCCCGCGCCGGCGCCGTCGGCGATCTGCGTGCTGGCCTCGTTCGAGCCGTCCACGATGGCATCGAATTCGGCTCCGAGCTTTTCGCGCGAGACGGCGCGCAGGGTCTCGGCGTAGCGAGTGCCCGCGCCGTAGTAGCTCAGGCGCGATACCAGGGCCAGCAGCATCGCGCCGCTGCGCACGCGGCTTTCGCCCAGCGTGATGGACGCGGTCAGCCAGGATTCCTGCACCCACTCGGTGAGCAGGCTGGAGAACACCGGGCGGCCGGGATTGCCGTTCTTCAGCTGGGCCAGGCTTTCGTCCAGCTGGGCGCCCAGGCGCAGCGGATCGACATCGAAGTGGGCCAGGATGCGCTGCACGTCGCCGCCGGGCTCTTCGACCAGCCGGCGCAGCATGTGCTCCACCGCGATCTCGTAATGGTTGCGTGCCAGCGTCAGGCCGGCGGCGCCTTCCAGCGCGGCCGAACACGCCGGGTTCAGGCGCGCGAACAACGGTTTGAGTTCCACCAGCATCATTGCAAAGCCCCTTCGGTTATCCGTGATGAATCGGTTTCGATCGGCAGGAATACTTCGTCGTAGCGCGGCCACGGCGCGCCGGTATCGCCTGGCGTGGATTCCGGCAGCCAGGTGTTCAGGCCGAGCTGGTGCCACCCTTCGCCCAGGCGGGCGCCGGGCCGCTGCTCGGGACGCACATGCAAGGCCAGCGCGCAGCGCAGGGGCGTCTTCAGGTACAGCGCGATGGCGTCGACCAGCTCCGCGTGCCGGGCCGTGCCGGGCAGCATCTCCGCCAGCCGCGCCGCCGGAATGGGACCGACATGCACCAGCAGGCCGCCCGCGCGTTCATCGATGAGGCTGCCCAGCAGGGCGTCCTCGCCCAGGCGGCAGGCCTGCTCGCCCAGTACGCAGCGTGCCGGCCGGGGAATGAAGACGGTTTCGGTGACGCAGGGTTCGACCTCCACCGGCAGGTTGTCCAGCAGGCCGGACACCAGCGACTGCAGGCCCAGGGCCGAGCGCGGGAACTGGTTGAAGTTGCCGGCGTGCGGCAGCAGGGCCCGCGCGGCCTGCCAGCGCGTGCCGCGGTTGCCGCCCAGCCCGACCAGGGAAAACAGCTGGTCCAGCCGCGTCTGGTCGCGGCGCTCGGCGACGGCCAGCCACAGGCGGTTCTTTTCCCAGGCGCGAAACAGCAGCGGATAGAGCGCCGCATGCAGGATGTCCAGGAAGTCCCGTGCCGTCGAGTTGCCCTGTAACTGTTCGTCGATCAGGTCTTCGGTATAGAAGGTCGGCAGCGGCGACGTGACACCGTACAGCCCGAAGAAGTTCGCGGTGATGCGGTACTTGCCCGCGGCGTCGCGCTCGATGGTTTCGATGTCGCGGTCGGGGAAGGACAGCGACACGGCCGGGCGCACGCGCACCTCGCGGTGGAAGACGTCCTCGTCCGCGTTGCGCAGGCGCAGCAGCCGCAGCGCCTGGAAGAAGGCGTAGCGGTGGCCTTCGGCCAGCAGCGGATCCGTGGACGGATCCGCTACAGGAGGCGGAAACGGCCGATCTTCGCGGGCCATGTCAAGGTCTCTCCGTTGACGGTATCCACCAGCGTCAGCGCACTGAAGGTGTTGAGGGCGGTGGTGCCGGCCAGGAATTCGTCCAGCACGGTGCCGAACAGGAACAGGCTGCCCGGCCCGGGGAAATGGTCGCCCCGGCATTCGATGCGCACTTCGCTGCCTTGCACCGGCATGCCGCGCACGATGCGCCGCGCCGGGTCCACCGTGACGCGCGTAATGGATTCGATGCTGCGCCGCGCCGCGGCGTTGCGCTGCGCGTCCACCTGGCGCGGCGGGATGTACAGCGACAGCAGGTCGCGCAACTGCCCCTCGGAGGCCAGCGCAAGATGGTTGGCGTTCAGGTGCGACAGCACGCGCCACAGCAGGGCGCTGTCCACCATGGGCGGGCAGTGCGGCGTCACGCCATGGATGTTGCGAAAGCCCACGCGCGGCGGCGAGTTGTCGGTCGGCTCGCAGATGTCGCCCAGGCGCAGGCCTTCCGGCAGGTCGCCATGCGTGCAGGTCAGCCGCGTGGACAGCGTCTGCGGCTGCGGCGTGCCGCCCTCGGCGTAGGGCAGGCTCAGGTAGTGGTCGTAGCCGCGATGCAGGGCCGAGGCGCGGATGCTGATGTTGTACGAGGCATCGTCGCCGCCGCGGAAAGCCGAGAACGGATGGTAGTCGCGTTCGGTGCCGTCGGCGGCACGGGCGCGCACGCCGTCCACCGAGAAAATGCGTTCGATCGGCTTGTTGCCGCGCGACACCGGATGGATGCGGTAGTCCGGCTGCAGGTGATCCACGCGGATCGGATGCGCATCCTGGGCGAACAGGTTGGCCGCCGGCGTCGCGTTCAGGATGAAGCTGGACGCGCCCACGGACGGCGCCCAGCCGGGCACCTGGTCGAACATGATCTGGATGGAAAAGCCGGTGGCCTTGCCGCGCGCGGTCCAGGAAGACAGGCCGGTCAGGTCCAGGAACAGCAGTTTTTCCGGCAGGGCGAAGTATTCGTGCAGCACGCGCCAGGCGGGATGCGCGCCGGCTGGCCAGGGCAGCAGCTCGAGGTCGGGCCGCAGGCCCGCGGGCTCGATGCTGGCGGGCGGCAGCACCGTGATGGGGCCGCCCTCGGCGCTGATGCGCACTTCGCTGACATAGCGCTGCAGCAGCAGGTACAGGCGCGCGGCGTCCGCGGGCGCATCGCCCAGGAACACGCGCAGCCGGTCGCTTTTCCAATCGGCCGCCGTGGGGCCGACCATGTTGAATTGCAGGCGCAGCGAACGCGGCTTCGTGCCGCCGCCTTCCCACTGCACGGACTTCAGTTCGACCGGCTCCAGCGTGACCGGAAAGGAGGCGCGGAAGATCGTGCGCTGGCCGTCCACCGGGACGGACGCGAACTCGGTGCCGGCCGGTATGGTGACCGAGTCCTCCAGCGTCGAGCGCGGCTCGTAGCGCATGATGGTCATGCAGGGCAGCGGCCGCAGCATGTGCGGAAACAGCAGTTGCGCCAGGTTCTGGATGAACTCGGGGAAATCGTCGTCCAGGCGGTGGCGGATCAGCCCCGTCATGAAGGCCACGCCTTCCAGCAGGCGCTCGACGTCGGGATCGCTGGCGCTATCGGCGCCCAGGAGCGGCGCAAGCGCGGGGTTGCTGGCGGCGAATTCGGCCGCGAGCGTGCGCAGATAGCCCAGTTCCTGTTCGTAATAGCGGTTCAACATGCCCTTATTGCCTCCGGAGCGAAACCTTGCCGTTGGACGCCACGTGCGACGTCAGCCGCACGGGTATTTCGCGATCGTCCACCGCGATGAAACCGCTGATCGCGAACGCCAGCGACAGTACTTCGTCCTGCACCGCCGTAAAAGTGATCTGCGGCTGCCGCAGGCGCGGCTCGTAGCGCTGGATCATGCGGCTCATATCCTCGATCATCTGGCCGGTGGTGCCGCTGCTGAATGACCCGGCCAGGTTGGTGAAATCCGGCACGCCGAACGACGGATCGATCGGGACGCTGCCCTGGCGCGTGTTCAGGATGCGCCGCAGGTGTTCCAGTATCGAGTCGACCAGGATCTCGGCACGCGTGATATGCGAGCGCTCGACGTCCGATCCCAGACTGGCGATGCGTTCAAGCAGACGGTGTTCTCGCATGGCTTCGATGAGGCGGGCGCGTGCGCCCGCCCGCAGGATGTAAGGGGGCTCCGGCGGCCGCGGGGCAGTCCCGGCATGGGACCGCCGCCGCGGCCTGGAGCGGCCCGGGGGCTATCAGGACTTCGGCGCGAGCCAGGAATCCTCGGCTTCGATGCCATCCGGCACCCACGTCCAGACGATCTTCTCGTAGGTCATGGCGACATCTTCCATGTGGCCCAGTTGACGGTTGTCGGGTTGCAGGCAGTTGGGCACCCACAGGCGGGTCCCTACGATGACGGCGTTTTCCAGCTGGATCGTGTAGTACTTTTCCTCGGTGCCCTTGGGGCTGATGCGGTAGAACTCCAGCGTGACGGTCTTCATCTGTTCGCCGGAGCACAGCGCCTGGTAGATCTTGGGCGAGGACTTGTCGATTTCCTTGACCAGGGTCAGGCCCAGGTGCTGGCGCTTGCCGGACGGCAGGCCGCTTTGCGGGTTCTTGGGGATCTCGATCGTGTGATCGACCGCCTGGATGAGGATCTTGCCGGTGTGGCCGGTGATTTCGCAGGAACCTTCGATCTTGCCTTGGTTTTGACCTTCGAGGGTCAGGTAGCACGGCATGGCCATGGTAAATTTCTCCTTGCAGTTGTTGACGCTAGATGCAATTGCACGTGAAACCGGCGGCGTGCCGGTGGCAGCCGGCACGCCAGTCCCGGTGAGTCATCGGGTCAGCTCTTTTCGAGCTTGCCCACCAACGAAAGCGTGAAAGAAGCGCCCATGTACTTGAAGTGCGGGCGAACTTTCAGGCCGACGCGATACCATCCCGGGTCGCCTTCCACATCCGAAACGGTAATTTCCGCCTGGCGCAGCGGACGGCGGCTACGCACGCCCGGCGCCGGGTTGTCCATATCCGCCACGTACTGGCGGATCCAGTTGTTCAGCTCGGATTCCAGGTCGGTGCGTTCCTTCCAGGTCCCGATGTTTTCGCGCTGGATCACCTTGATGTAGTGGGCCAGGCGGCTGACGATGAAGATGTAGGGCAGCTGGGTGCCGAGCTTGTAGTTCAGCTCCGCGTCCTTGCCTTCCTTGTTGTTGCCGAAGAACTTGGGCTTCTGCACCGAGTTGGCCGAAAAGAACGCGGCGTTGTCGGTGTTCTTGCGCATCGTCAGGGCGATGAAACCCTGCTCGGCCAGTTCGAATTCGCGGCGTTCGGAGATCAGCACCTCGGTGGGGATCTTCGTCTGCGTTTCGCCCATGGCCTCGTAGTTGTAGATGGGCAGGTCGCCCACCGTGCCGCCGCCCTGCGGGCCGATGATGTTGGCGCACCAGCGGTACTGCGCGAAGCTGTCGGCCAGCCGGCTGGCGAAGGCGAAGGCGGCGTTGCCCCACAGGAATTCCTTGTTCCCGCCCGTCACGTCCTCGTTGTAGCGGAACTTCTTGCTCGGCACGGTATCGTCGCCGTAGGGCACGCGCAGCAGGAAGTTCGGCAACGTCAGGCCCACGAAGCGCGCGTCTTCCGTCTGGCGGAAAGCGTTCCACTTGGTGTACTGCGGCCCTTCGAAGACGGCGGACAGGTCCTTCAGGTTCGGCAGGTCGGAAAACGAATCCATGCCGAAGAACTGCGGGCCGGCGGCGGCGATGAACGGCGTGTGCGCCATGGCGGCCACGCTGGCGATCGATTGCAGCAGCTTGATGTCCTGCCCGCCGGGGTTGAACGAATAATTGCCCACGATGGTGCCGAACGGCTCGCCGCCGAACTGGCCGTATTCCGCGGTGTAGACCGCCTTGTACAGGCCCGAGCGGGTGATGTCCGAGGCGTCCTCGAAGTCCTCCAGCAGCGCTTCCTTGGAGACGTTCAGGATCTCGATGCGGTTGTTTTCGCGGAAATCCGTGCGGTCGATCAGGAACTTCAGCGAGCGCCACGACGATTCCAGTTTCTGGAACTGCTCGTTGTGCATGATCGCGTCGACCTGCCGGCACAGCTTGCGGTCCAGGCCGGCGATCATCTCGTCGATCAGGCCCTGGCTGACCTTCTGTTGCGAGCGGCTCGGCTCCAGCAGTTCGGCGACGAAGGCTTCCAGGCCCTGCCGCGTGATCGAATAGGCTTCATCGCCCGGCTTGACCCGCGTCGATTCGATCAGTTGATCGATCAGCGAACCGCCTTCCTGCGCCGCGCCCTGCGCGGCTCCCTGTTGCTGCGGGGATTCCTGGCTCATCGTTTACTCCTTTTTGTCCGACGCATCGTCGGCCGCCTGTACGCCCAGTTCGCCCAGCAGCCGTTCGCGGGCGCCTTCGTCCTGGATCAGCATCTGCAATTTCTTGCGGAATTCGGGCAGGTTGCCCAGGGGACCCTTCAAGGCCTTGAGCGCCTCGCGCAATTCGATCAACTGGCGCAGTTCCGGCACCTGGCCGACGATGGCGTCCGGTTCGAAATCGCGGATGTTCTCGAACTTCAGCGACACGGCCATGGCTTCGTCGGACTCGCCTTCGGCCAGGCGGTTGGGAACCGACAGCGTCAGGTTCAGGTTCTGGGCCTTCAATACGTCGTTGAAGTTGTCCTTGTCGACCTGGATGGGCTTGCGCTCGTCCAGGGGGGTGTCCGACTGCTGGAGCGTGAAGTCGCCCAGCACGAGCTGCTTGAGCGGCAGCTCGACCTGCTCCTGGGCATCGCCCGTGGCCGGCTTGTAGACGATATTGACGCGTTCCTTGGGGGCTACTGATCCTTCATTGGCCATGTTTCTCTCCTAGGTTCCGGTGGGTCAGGCAGCGGCGGTTGACTGCGAAAGTTGCCAGGCGGCCCGGCAATCCACGCTGGCCAGCCTGGCCAGCAGCGTGTTGGAGGGCCCGGCGTCATCGGCGCCGTATCGCAGTTCGACGGCCGCCGCCAGCGCCAGGGTTTGCCGGGCGAGTTCCGGTTCCCATAGCGGCAGACGGTGGGCGTCGAGTTCTTCAATCAAGGGGGTGAGCAAGGGCCGGATATCGGCGCGGCCGTCGAAGCGGTGCAGCAGCGCGCACTGCGCCAGCCGCAGGCGGAAGCGCGCGCGCAGGCCCTCTGCGCGGCGCGATGCCTGTTGCAGCCGCTCCAGCGCTTCGTCCAGCTTGCCGGCCACGGCGTCGGCTTCCGCCGCGGAGGACAGGGCCGCCAGGTCGTCGCCTTCCCTGGCGTTGCCGACCGGACCGGAATCGCTGCCCGCCAGGCTTTCCAGCCAGGCGCGGGTTTCGTTGTCGGCGAAAGGCTGGCCGTCGCTGAATTTCAGTTCGGCCATGCCCGGCAGGCGCGCGGCCAGGCGGCCGGTTTCGAACGCGACGGTGGCGGCGGCCTCGGTGGCCCCCATGCGGGTCAGCGCGGCGTGGCTGGCGCGGTTCAGGTCCAGCCAGTAGCGATGCGCGATGAGGTGGGATTCGGCGAACTGCACCACGGCCTGCGGCTCGCCGGTCTGGGCGATCTGCTGGAAGCCGCCGGCAATCTGCAAGGGCGGGGGCATCAGCAGCGTCGTGCCGCCCTGCACCGGGGGCAGGCGATCCAGCGTGGCCCAGGCGCACACCCGGTTCAGCCGGAACAGCAGGGGCAAGGTGGGCTGGGTCTGCAGATACCAGTCGATCAACGGGCGCAGGCCGGCCAGGGCGGCATCGGCCGCCGCTTCGGGATCGGCGCCCGCGGCCGGCGCCACGGTTACGGCCGGGCGCGGAGCCGCGGCAACCATGGCGCCACCGGCGGCAGCCTGCGCGGTATTGCCGGCGGGCGCCGCGCTGGAAGGCGCCGCGCCGGAAGGCGGGGCTGCATCTCCCTGGGCGGACTCGGCCGCGGCAGTCGGCGGAGCCTCCACCGGCAGGGCGCGCAGCGTCGAGCGCAGGCCATAGAAGGCGGGCGCCTCGTCATCGTGACCCTGCCATGCGCTGTCCAGGGCTTCCCAGTCCTCCAGCATGGCCGCGTGCGTGGCGGCCGGCAGCGCGGGATAGCCGTCGCGGTTGGCTTGCAGGCGGTCGCTCAGGTGATCGAGCAGCCATTGCATCTGGTTGCGCCGGCCCCGCAGCCGGGCGGCCGGCGGCGACATATCTTCCCAATAGGTGTCGACCAGCTCGCGCAGCACATGAATGCCGTCGGCCAGTCCCGGCAGGCGCGCGGTTTCGAGCAGGCCGGCCACCAGCCAGGTGCCGGCGGCGAGGTCCTTGCCTTCGTGGCCCAGGATCTGGACCGACAGGTTGACGACCGCGTTCCAGTCGACGGCGGCGCTGGCATGGATGTCGGTGAGCAGGTCGATCTGCGCCTTCAACGCCGTGAAGGCGTCGCCATCGCGCGGGCTCTCGCCGGCGGGGTGGTCGGCGCGGATGGGGCGATTCCCCACATCACGGTCGAAGCTTGGTGTTGACACAGTGTTTCACCTTTGTATCCACCCCTGCGATACCGTCTGATACACGGTGTGGCCTGGGTGGGATGCCTGCCGCCGCTGCCGCCTCGGGCAAACGGTTGATGGAACGCATCCTAGACGGACGGCGTTAACACACCGTTGAAGCAAACAGGCATACAATCGTTACACTGTGAAATGGATTAAACGCGGATTAAACGGCCGACAGGTACAAAGAGGATCGCATCGCAGCACCTCGAAACGGGTCGGGAAACAGTTCATCAGGGGGAAGGGCACTGCAATGTTGACGTCCACGACGCTTGGCGGGGACCCGCGCTGACCGCGCGGCGCTTCGTTCCGCCCCAGGCCGCCATGCATCCCAGCCTCCTGCGACCCGTGCAACTCCGTCTGCTGGGCGAATTCGACGTCGCCGTGGGCGATGTCCAGAGCACGCGCGCCATCACCTATAACAAGCCGAGGCTGCTGCTGGCGCTGCTGGCGCTGGCCCAGGGCAAGCCGTACACCCGCGCCGAACTGGCGGACATGCTGTGGCCGGACGAGCTGCGCGACGGCCGCGCCAATCTGCGGCATGCCCTGTTCGTGCTGCGGCGGCTTTTCGAGCGCGTGCCGGACGTGTGGCTGTCCAGCAACAACACGCTGGCGCTCAACCCGCGCGCCATCATGGTGGATGTGCTGGCCCTGACCGGTGGCCCGGGGTACGAAGCCTTGAGCCTGGAGGAGCGCCTCTCCTACGACCGCGGTCGCCTGCTCGAATACACCGAATTGCCTGAAAGCCCCGCCTTCATCAGCTGGCGTACCAGTTGGCAATCCCGCATCGAGCGCGAGATATCCGAATGCCGCAAGGCGCTGCTCAGCCGCCAGATCGAGCAGGGCCGCCATGCGGACGCGCTGGAGCACGCCAAATCCTGGGTGCAGGC
Coding sequences within it:
- the tssB gene encoding type VI secretion system contractile sheath small subunit; translated protein: MANEGSVAPKERVNIVYKPATGDAQEQVELPLKQLVLGDFTLQQSDTPLDERKPIQVDKDNFNDVLKAQNLNLTLSVPNRLAEGESDEAMAVSLKFENIRDFEPDAIVGQVPELRQLIELREALKALKGPLGNLPEFRKKLQMLIQDEGARERLLGELGVQAADDASDKKE
- the tssC gene encoding type VI secretion system contractile sheath large subunit, with product MSQESPQQQGAAQGAAQEGGSLIDQLIESTRVKPGDEAYSITRQGLEAFVAELLEPSRSQQKVSQGLIDEMIAGLDRKLCRQVDAIMHNEQFQKLESSWRSLKFLIDRTDFRENNRIEILNVSKEALLEDFEDASDITRSGLYKAVYTAEYGQFGGEPFGTIVGNYSFNPGGQDIKLLQSIASVAAMAHTPFIAAAGPQFFGMDSFSDLPNLKDLSAVFEGPQYTKWNAFRQTEDARFVGLTLPNFLLRVPYGDDTVPSKKFRYNEDVTGGNKEFLWGNAAFAFASRLADSFAQYRWCANIIGPQGGGTVGDLPIYNYEAMGETQTKIPTEVLISERREFELAEQGFIALTMRKNTDNAAFFSANSVQKPKFFGNNKEGKDAELNYKLGTQLPYIFIVSRLAHYIKVIQRENIGTWKERTDLESELNNWIRQYVADMDNPAPGVRSRRPLRQAEITVSDVEGDPGWYRVGLKVRPHFKYMGASFTLSLVGKLEKS
- the tssA gene encoding type VI secretion system protein TssA → MSTPSFDRDVGNRPIRADHPAGESPRDGDAFTALKAQIDLLTDIHASAAVDWNAVVNLSVQILGHEGKDLAAGTWLVAGLLETARLPGLADGIHVLRELVDTYWEDMSPPAARLRGRRNQMQWLLDHLSDRLQANRDGYPALPAATHAAMLEDWEALDSAWQGHDDEAPAFYGLRSTLRALPVEAPPTAAAESAQGDAAPPSGAAPSSAAPAGNTAQAAAGGAMVAAAPRPAVTVAPAAGADPEAAADAALAGLRPLIDWYLQTQPTLPLLFRLNRVCAWATLDRLPPVQGGTTLLMPPPLQIAGGFQQIAQTGEPQAVVQFAESHLIAHRYWLDLNRASHAALTRMGATEAAATVAFETGRLAARLPGMAELKFSDGQPFADNETRAWLESLAGSDSGPVGNAREGDDLAALSSAAEADAVAGKLDEALERLQQASRRAEGLRARFRLRLAQCALLHRFDGRADIRPLLTPLIEELDAHRLPLWEPELARQTLALAAAVELRYGADDAGPSNTLLARLASVDCRAAWQLSQSTAAA
- the tssE gene encoding type VI secretion system baseplate subunit TssE; the protein is MREHRLLERIASLGSDVERSHITRAEILVDSILEHLRRILNTRQGSVPIDPSFGVPDFTNLAGSFSSGTTGQMIEDMSRMIQRYEPRLRQPQITFTAVQDEVLSLAFAISGFIAVDDREIPVRLTSHVASNGKVSLRRQ
- a CDS encoding Hcp family type VI secretion system effector, with amino-acid sequence MAMPCYLTLEGQNQGKIEGSCEITGHTGKILIQAVDHTIEIPKNPQSGLPSGKRQHLGLTLVKEIDKSSPKIYQALCSGEQMKTVTLEFYRISPKGTEEKYYTIQLENAVIVGTRLWVPNCLQPDNRQLGHMEDVAMTYEKIVWTWVPDGIEAEDSWLAPKS